The Natrinema salifodinae genome includes a window with the following:
- a CDS encoding NAD(P)/FAD-dependent oxidoreductase, whose amino-acid sequence MERVDVAIVGGGPAGASAAEQAAAHGAETVLFEQGVPREDREGLGPDSTDAAGMLDYWIDIMGFDYREIPDDIILQELESTKFIGPNSTVELGTTGMEASYPKFGYTFHRARMDDWLYERATDAGADLRVGTGVADLETDLRASGPKGPTHTLTLSNGDELEAQYVVLADGPQRRITLEALDQFTPPGRSVSDYLSPPEANHIAYQEYREFPEELFEEFEDRLKFWWGYMPGETAYPWVFPNDGTVARVGLTMPIGMELEDVDDPASYKLLRPDDDQIPSGAEYIRRLLEQEYGDEYDIEEDIPRVEDRGKSKGTETYPISSTRPIDSPVGANIAVAGGAMGTTSAFHEGGYHVAVRTGKIAGRLAGTDSLENYNDLWKRAIGDEILRNVAFADIVEDYGPDDWDWAFDTVTDMQGTSTDNVLISKKYSAGLDAAKILATYKRRKFTYRDGGYVQLSEDDYFY is encoded by the coding sequence ATGGAACGCGTAGACGTCGCGATCGTCGGCGGCGGCCCCGCCGGTGCGTCCGCGGCGGAGCAAGCCGCCGCCCACGGCGCAGAGACGGTACTCTTCGAACAGGGGGTGCCGCGAGAGGATCGCGAGGGGCTGGGGCCGGACTCGACCGACGCCGCCGGGATGCTCGACTATTGGATCGACATTATGGGGTTCGACTATCGGGAAATTCCCGACGACATCATCCTGCAGGAACTCGAGAGCACGAAGTTCATCGGCCCGAACAGCACCGTCGAACTCGGGACGACGGGGATGGAGGCTAGCTATCCGAAGTTCGGCTACACCTTCCACCGCGCGCGGATGGACGACTGGCTCTACGAGCGCGCCACCGACGCCGGCGCGGACCTCCGCGTCGGGACCGGGGTCGCGGATCTCGAGACGGACCTCCGCGCGTCCGGTCCGAAGGGACCGACCCACACGCTGACGCTCTCGAACGGCGACGAACTCGAGGCCCAATACGTCGTCCTCGCGGACGGCCCGCAGCGCCGGATCACGCTGGAGGCGCTCGACCAGTTCACGCCGCCTGGCCGGAGCGTCTCGGACTACCTCTCGCCGCCGGAAGCGAACCACATCGCCTATCAGGAGTACCGGGAGTTCCCCGAGGAACTGTTCGAGGAGTTCGAAGACCGGCTCAAGTTCTGGTGGGGATACATGCCCGGCGAGACGGCCTACCCCTGGGTCTTCCCGAACGACGGCACCGTGGCCCGCGTCGGGCTGACGATGCCGATCGGGATGGAACTCGAGGACGTCGACGATCCCGCCTCCTACAAGCTCCTGCGGCCCGACGACGACCAGATCCCCTCGGGCGCGGAGTACATCCGACGACTCTTAGAACAGGAGTACGGCGACGAGTACGACATCGAGGAAGACATCCCCCGCGTCGAAGACCGCGGGAAGTCGAAAGGGACCGAGACGTACCCAATCTCCTCGACGCGACCGATCGACTCGCCGGTCGGCGCCAACATCGCCGTCGCCGGCGGTGCGATGGGGACCACTTCCGCCTTCCACGAGGGCGGCTACCACGTCGCCGTCCGCACCGGGAAAATCGCCGGCCGCCTGGCCGGGACGGACTCGCTCGAGAACTACAACGATCTCTGGAAGCGCGCGATCGGCGACGAGATCCTCCGCAACGTCGCCTTCGCCGATATCGTCGAGGACTACGGTCCCGACGACTGGGACTGGGCGTTCGACACGGTCACCGACATGCAGGGGACCAGTACAGATAACGTCCTGATCTCCAAGAAGTACTCCGCGGGCCTCGACGCCGCGAAGATCCTCGCGACGTACAAGCGCCGGAAGTTCACGTACCGCGACGGCGGCTACGTCCAACTCTCGGAAGACGACTACTTCTACTGA